The region TGACGCGTTGTGCGTTTTGTCGTCATTTGCAATCAGactttaaattttgcatgacattccaATAATGAAGTCaaggattacacaaatccagtttaggtcgCATGCAGCGAGATAGAGGGACCACCGTCTAATGGAATGCGGTACCTAACTTCGTACGAGAGGTAGATCGGCTTGACATAACCGACGAGAAACGCACCTGTGATGTCATCCAGGATGGCTTTCAGCGCGTGCAACCTCCCCAGTTTGTACACGTTCTTGCTCTTGGCGTTCGACATGACAGCCTCAGCCATCCGCTTGTCCCTGAACAAAAACGTAGATTGATCAACACCAAAGAGAACGAAAGCCTGGCGTAAAACTACGGAAAGGAAACAAACATCCACGTGTGTGAGATATGCTCTGACTGGCTTCGGCGGCGTGAAGTTACTGCACAGAACTCACCGCCGGACACCATCACTTGAAAATTAAACGAATTAGTATTCAGAAAAAATAAGGGATTAATACTTCTGTAAAACCTTCTGCGTCTGCATAAGTAAAATTACTTTCTACGAAGGAAAACAGAACTTTTCTTTCTCTTGCACAAACACGCATTGACAAAAGCCATACGTTAGCGGAGAGGCCCGTAACCCCTTCCAATAACAATATACACTGCTAGCATGCTACAGAAACAGACCTATGTGCTATGTAATATGAGAATAGCAACAGCAAGAACTATTTCCTTTGAAAATTGCCTGGGATATTCTAGACTGGAAAAGATTGCGCCCTTACTCTTCCTCCTGGTACAGCGGCATCATCTCCTCCGTCACGGCGTTCTCCTGACCGGGGTACCCGAAGTCCAGGAAGCCGGCCAGCCTGGTTCTCTCGGTCCTGCAGGTCGGACAGGCAGATTCGTGGGTTAAGTCGTGAAAGGGATCAGCTGAACACACTTAAGTCTTGAATGGATAAATGAATAGGTGGTTTACGTGGTGATAAATGAATGATTTTGTTGCTCAACAATTGCATCGGTGACAATGTATGACAATGCACACAGCATAATTTATAATCTAGGCCTATTTTTCAACAATTCTAATTACATCTTTATTATATCGAATAAAACGTGCAGTAATGACTAAACGGAACTATTCTAGATATCATATTGCGTATTTCTAGGCTACTTTGCGACTGTGCATTCGTCAAATCTCATTTAGGAAtagtacagtttctttttttgcatagCGTTATGAATGTATTGGCCTAAGTGAATAGATATGACAATTTTTGCATAATGTTGCAACCGTCAGGTTCGTCTCGGAAAATGCTTCTGGAAAATGTCTTCGTATAAAGATAGAGACAACGGCAAATGCATTGGTGAGTTTTCACAAATTGAACGTAGCTTGCAGCTTCCAAGACCGAAAACCTGTTTACGACAGTAGTCGTACAATCGGAACATGACATTACAAAATTGTAGCAGTGGCTAGTACAGCAAAGTAATGATAGAAAATCTTCCTAGGAGGCATGAAGATGGAACTGTATTGAGTGGACATAAATGTGAGGTTGAGCGTAGAGGAATATCTGTACCTTGTGTTCGGGTTTTCGTAGCTCGGCGCCGCGTCCAGACAGGCGCAGCAGGCCAGTAGCACCAGTGTGAAGAGAAGAAGCACAACTTTACCCTCCATGTTTCCTCTTTGGCGTTCCTTGAGCTTTTGCGGGCTGTCCTACCAAGCGCAGATAAAAAAGGAGTGGGCATAATTATATAATCACTCGGTGACGCAGTTGCACAAACTGGGGACATGCGAGAATAACTGCGTACTTTGAGAAAGGACCATCGTCACTCCTGGTGGAACGATTTGTCCTTCCTGTGAAGGGAAGGATTCTGACGTCATACAGATAATGATGTGCGCACACGGAAGTCCGTTGACGCTCCTAAACGGTTTCCGACGGATGGCAATGACAGGTGTTCTTACACATTCAAAGAAAgttttcttgagaacttcaaATGGCTGTCTTCGCCATGTGTGTCACTACTTTTGAAGTTACTCTTTTTAACGAATGTATGACGTTACAAGTcggtacatgtaatgttacgtTTCTGGCTGCTTTAACAGATATGCTTACAAACTTAAACACACCGGTGGTCAGAATGAGTGCAGTTCAAACAGGTCTGTTGGATATCGTCTAAACTCGATAATCTGACCCTGTATTCATTACTCTCATGATGAAGTCGGAAATGTGCAGAAACGTTCACATATAAATTTCCTCGTGTTTTGTACGTGTGGTGAGCTTAGATGACTGTGTCATGGCGCCATGACTTCACATATATTCGTCTTATGTTGTCTTAGTCTATACCAGACAGGTACCACAATAACCCTGACGAAACATGTAGAATGGCAACAGCACTCTCATGACTCTTTTTGTAGGTTAATTTCAACACATATAGAAAACCGGACAACCTCTATTGTTCATCACCCGAAGATCTTGTCCGGCACAGATGAGGAACTTCACGGAAAAGTATTCAAAATTTGACCATGTCAAAGAGCAAGATAAACGTACAACTCAATGGTTTTTAAAATCAGAATCTGGAGAGTTGACACTGACAGCGCGAGGAACGAAACGCTGGGTGGAGGCATTTGGGGGACCTGTAGAGTTCAGCAACCGAAATGATCTACGCAGATATCTCATGACACATGGGTTCAAGCTGAGCCAAGTGATACCCAGTAGTAGTAATAGACGTTAAGcatggacaacaacaacaacagtaaagaCACGACCAGAACAGTCAATAGTTTGAGTCTGAGAAAATTTCCGCCTAGCTCAATCACCTATAGGAATACTTTAGAGGGAATAGCAAATGGCGCATCTTGATCAGTTTCGTGAAATCTAGAAACATCTCcaactgcacatgtacatgtcatgtgaaACCTGCTGGGATAAGCGGAATGGCGGAACCCAACATGGCTTTCATACCGATAATGTACAAATGGATGGAAGCAGCAGGGGCAAGCAGCCGGGCTATCCGCAGGGAATGTGTGGTCTTCACCTCGAATTGGTGAAATTAAAAGACAAAACAGGGTGAAGAAACGCCGGCAAGGGTTAAGAGAAAAACAATATCTTCTGCATCGTCATACTGAATGTCGAAATCTGTAGGGTAGGAAGCTAAATTTAGAAGTCTAGCTTTGCTGACAGAACATAAACTTAAATTGCGTAGGACTTGAAACGGCTCTGTGTAACAAAATATGCAATAGCCAAAGGGGAGTAAAGATGAAAggaatatttttgaaatatttttaaaagCGTCTGATCCTAACGACTTCCAACTTTGATACATTGTACCTTACTTGAGCTTCAGCAACAATACTTTGGAATAGTCTATTAAGCCCGATAAGCATCCAGAAGAAATGAAGACGATTACTTAGTAAAAAGCTTGTGAATATTCcactttgacgatattttaaGGTGAAAGTAATAAAATTGCCTCGGCCCGATTTGGTTTTGTGGGTTCCTAATGTACAGTTATATCCATGGAATCACCTAACTTCCCATTACATGGCTAACAGCTCACTTTTATAGCTCTCTACCGTTGACGGTTCTTCTGTGGTTGTCACAATCTTATCACATAATAGGCCTGTGGGCAGTTTTGCGTCATTCCAATGACCACAACAACGCCCTTGAGTCCATAATTCTGACAAATGTGCCCGATTCTTTCCTTTTAAATCGCGGAGCATGGGAAGTGGTGGTGAACGAAGCAGCTAGCGGACGATAGAAGGAAGCAACAAATTTCTTTGAATTCCTGGAAAATGGTATGGAGTATACGTTATCATCCGTTCTTACCAAATGTGCCAAAGCTGTGCGACGCATTCTCCTCACGCATCGTCTAAATCGTTTGAAGTCGAACTTACATGAGCTGGATGTTTTGTCAGCCCAGACTACTTGTCACACAGCTTCACGGATGGGAGATTTATTTCGTAGCCTTGAGACAGAAGTAGTGATGACACATATTATATCATGCATTCGTCTTTTCACTGGTGATCTAGGGTTCGGCTGAAATCAATAAAGCACTCGTCGTCATACTGACCATATAGACGTAGCTTGCGAAAAGACGTTCTCGACATCTCTGCGCTCCCCAGGATAGCAAAGTTTTCATTCGGACATTTCGCTAATTAGGTTGCTGTTAGGCAACACACAAGGCGTCATGATTAAAAGATATGGCCATGGTCTCATCGGCCCCGTTATATGCTCTTACTTATATACATTAAGCTTTAAGTAATTGGCGAATCAATCTTTGGAGCTCCTCTTAAACTTTGTAACCTTTTAAACTTCTAAGCCTTTGACTTTAAAACTTAGTATCACAATTTGGCTTTCTGTTATACTGCCTCCATTGTTCTTGGTCGAAGATTGAGTACCCAGTTATGACATGTCAAAAAAATAATTGATGACGGTACAAAAGTCAAAAGCGTCGGAATCTCTTGCAGCCGTCTCGTTTCAGCCGTTTCTACGTTTCGTCTTACACTGACCTGTCTTAACGGCAAACTTTATAGGTCACTTGGTTCCAGTCCTTTTCATCGGCTGAAGATTGATTCACCAATTATGATATAGTATAACAATTACAGTTAATAGGAAATCATTTAAACGCCCCAGAATCTCTTGCATTGATATTAATGTTTATCCTTGTATTGTGAATACAAAGAACAGAATTCAAAAATGCAACTGTAAGATGTAGACAGCTGCTAACTACTCAACATTTGCAAACTCAATGCATTTCTCTTTGTGTTTGGACCACCATCTGTTACGTATATCATCGTTGTATGTGGTCATGCTGCAGCACATTTAGCAGAACCATGGAACCAGTATGATCGCCCAAAAGGCAATTTGCATGTTGAAACCGTTGTGGTTGCGTTTAAATCTTGATGGCTGAACTAAGAGGAATGCAGAGCAATAAATATTTAATTTCAGTGCAGTTTATGCACCGATATTTGAAAAGTGTTGATgtaacataatacatgtacattcgcCACCGTTCTTTCTAGTGGTTAAAACCCCATCTCAAATTTGGATGCACGTATAATGAACTTGGTATGTTGAATGTAATTGTTGGCGTCACTCAAGCTGTAACTTTACAGTTGGCCATATTGTAAAGACGTTCTGTACTATCTACGTTTTGTATTTACTgagtaaagtttttttttatgaaaagaaaaatccaactGGCACTGAGAGAGTACAGTAAGCATTTGCGAAGGCAACGCAAATCATGTCACAATAACAAAATGTTATTCTTTCTGAAAGATGAACACGGCACTACCGGAGCTTGGGCTGTCTCTGTTTAAACGAACATCATGAGATATTCACTGTGTACATTGCGTTAAGTGTTCTGGAGGACTGGAGATGTTTTATCCATGGCCATGGGTTGGTTACAAATGTGTACCAACCAAATAGTCGCAGCTGCTGCCCCATTATGTTTGAACAATGTGATGTTCAGATAACACTAAccactgcagttccatagcGTCTAGCCCTCCGACAATCATGTGCGCGATCGCAACTATGATCTTGCCAAGCCTATCTTCGACCACACTGCTTGTCTTTGCGTtctgaactacatgtagcattgcCGCCATGTGTTGTGGAAACCTTCTCTTGGCATTGTGCAAATGAGTCAGAATAGAGACTTGTTTGGTACTAAAGAAATTAATTCAATCTTAGTAACTAACGAAAGacaaatcatgaaaatgtaATGATCTGCAGTTATATGTTAAGGGTTGAAAATTCTaaagtaaagtacatgtatactataaaCGTCTCTTCGACAAAACACCGGTCCGTCCGTTTTTGTCATATCGTCATTGGGAAATTTGTATATATCCAATTAAAGTCCGCTTTTATATTACATGAAGCGGTCTGCTTAGAGCTCCATAAGATAACAACATAGTTACAGATGCAAAATAAAGTCTGCAGCAGTATTGGGCATCCAGCTACCTGTTGAGGCGGCCTGAGAGACGCATGCAAAGTGTCGCGCTGAAAGCAAGTTAATTCATGCCAAAAGAGCGCGTATACTATGAAACCTGATTCATAACtactatttctaaaaaaaagatatatatatatattaatatttgACCAGCCCAAGCAATTAACTctcctgaagaaaaaaaaacgcacaGAGGaactgaaaacatattttcaaagaTTGTTAGTACAGAAATAGGTGACAAGACGAAAACTCACCTGTTGGTTGTCTCAAACCCGACGAGGGAACACACTCCAAGCTTGTGAGGCCGAAAGGCAGAAACTCGCGCCTTTTTATGGCAGCCGCTCTTCTCGTTTCCTACGTTTGCCGAATCCCGGTTGTCTCCGTTGCAATTACTTCCGTTGACTCTCCACTTCGTGTTTTAAACGGCGGAAAGCCTTCCAGATATGCCCTGGCCTGTATCTAAGGAGACAAAGGAACGTTGCTGCCGACTACGTCCGACCACATGTTGCGTGCAGGAACTAGGGTGGAGAGGCTGCTGCTCCCTCAAGGGATGGTCCACTACATACTCATCATACGCAGTCAGCTTAGGGTGTCTGATGTATTGTGTTTTAGTATTGCTAAGATTTGGTCTGGTCCAATTTCTTCTGaacaaaattaaacaaataaTCTTATATGTATTGTGTTGcttctgtgtaaaaaaaaggttattTAAAAAATCACTGCTTTTAAGCAGTTAGGTGTGCTTATTGTGTTCATTGAGGTGCTATAGTATAATTTAGCCAAAGGCTGATCCTCCAGcgtttgattaaaaaaaagatataaagaCATACGGATTTCAGGGTTAAAAGAAACATACAGATAACACTTAAAATAAGAGTTCAAGTGGCCAAAGAAAGATTCAGAATCTACTGGCATCTTCTAATTTCTGCtgacaaaatcacaaatttCATGCATGCAAATTCAACAAGAGAATAGAACAAGACAACACAAGAAAACACTCGAGGCATACCACGATGCGTGCCCTGGGAGCTGTACTACGATCAACTATACCGTGTAACCAAGAAGCTAACTTTTCTCGTCCCGAACTTGTCTGCTGATGAACAGTGGATAATCCCTACCATGTTAAAGCTTTCAAAACCAATAAACGATCCATAAATCGTAAATTACAGCATCTCTCAGAAATGTGGCCATCTCTTAAGCAGTAAGATTGGTTTCCTGGACACCGAGGAATCACAGCGGCTCTTTCAACAATCGTTAAACTAATGTAGTAAAGGGACTTTTGATAGGTTGAAGGAGAATGACATTTGCTACTCTGGAGGAGAAAAAGGTCTATCACACAGAGCGAAACATGCCAGACAAGAAAGAATCTACTCCCCGTGGAGTTTATGCCTTTCATCACATGCATTCCGGCTGCCTTGAATCCTTTTCCTTGAGATAACACCACATGGTGGTTTGTACTTAATGATTTCCCAGTGGTCTGGAGATCAAGTGTCAGTACTAGAAGTACAAAGACAAGAACAGTCGAGGCCGTCATTCCTCTGTCGCTTTCATGTGCCATCCTGTACCTAAATGCGCACGTTGATATCAAGAATGAAAAGGGAATATCTCAAAGGGGAACCGTCGGCAAAATGAGAGGACAATCTGGAATGTTTGGCATTGACGCTGTTTATCTGAGATAAGCGTAGGGTTTCCCAGATGAAGTTTCTTGAGTGAAAAGCATCGCTTCAGTTTCGTCgtaaaagttgtttttcaaTCCACATTCAATTAGATTGATATGGAAGACGTATATCTGAGGAGCCTCTGAATTTGAGCGTAAAGTTTTGGTAAATTTTCTCTTTGCTGCTGTGTCTTCCGTGCGTCGTTACAATTAGTTCCGGCGCCAAGCCAAACTGCGTGGAGTACTGCTGGCACAATGGCCCGCCGCCCACGATGCACCGGTCCGTGTTGTGTAACTCCCCATTTAAACTAAAAGTAATGACCATCTCCAGCAACCCACGCGACGTAGTCCATGGGGTTTCTTGAATGCGCACCGATAGGTGGCATCGGTAAATTGTACGGATCACCATGCACCAGGAACCTTGCCCTTGGTCATAAGATATCTTTGCTCCATGGCAGTGGAAGCCTCCATCAAACTACATTTAGATTTAGTAGTAGTAAGACTTGTGGCATGGTGGACGTTTTCTGCCGTTGTCCGCATGCATACACAGGGCATCAGATGTATATACTTTTGATACTTATCTGCTTTTCAACTATGTCTTGAAGTGTCATTTTCACTTTAAATATCCAAGTCTTCTTCCTTAGAAGTGAAGTTGATCGTAGTCATTTGTGTTGCCTGAATAATAGATTGAAGGAAGGAGAAAAAATATGTGAAGGAGAGAAAAAAGTCACCAGAGTTGGAAAACACGCCGAAACGTAATTGTAAAACTATTCAAAATTCCGTTTCAGCGTTTCAAGATAATTTCCCTTGACGTGCGCGTGCGAaactgtatttatttatttattcatttgttcggTTCGGCATGTTTcaagggttacccaactagccagaggctattactaataGAGAACCCCtgtgcggccgactgtaggtttttggaccatcgcacaccggggcatgcccctactctttttcgaaaggtgtggtgggttcttttacgtgcgcggggtgcggtgtggctctccccaaacacggtacctcaatttaacgtcctatccgagggacgtccctaaccctagatgagctaggtactcattttcacctgagtgaagtgagaaaagtggtgttaagtgcctttcccaagggcacaacgtcggggcgcaagttcggacatgtctctgggcacaacccgtgattagatcccgggtcccattgtttgacagcagcgAGCTCTACCACTTACGCTACACGACGCGAAACTGTACAGTAAGTCTAATCCACAGATGTGCTATGTTCATGACTACGATGATACCAGTTTACCAGTAGTCCGTCTGTCAATGGTACTGAAAACCAAGCTGCGTTGCGCACTACGTAATTCTACTAATATCTTTTCGTCACGGTTAGTCGTTTATTATGGTACAAGCTAGAGATCTCCGGAACAAGTTTGATAAAGTCTAAATGAATGCGTATCTGCCAACTTTCAATAGTGTGGCAATGTAGATAGATTGGATATAGCCGCAACCTGCTGCAAAATGAAATAATTGAACGAAAGCACGGAGCTGTCCTGTAGTGAACTAACCGATCTACGCGACAGAAACCACGACCTACACTCCTCGGGTACGCCGGGGTCTAATTCGGACGTCAGCCGGAGTCTTTTCCCCTCAAGGTGAATGCACCGACGTTACGGTTTATGACCAAGACAATAACACACAAACTGTAAGCCATTTACCTTTCAAAAACAACGACTGGCGTCTAGTCTGCATGGTTACGCTGACATGTTACATTAGTAAGACGTCTTCGTTCAATTTCCCAAACGACCGACAACGGCAAAACATAGCATAATATCTTACTCATAGGTCCTGTGATACCCAACGGCAAACATGTATGCTAcaaaataattttgtaaaatataaaaAGTTAAAGCGATAAGGCGAGTCATCAATGATTCTACAGATAATCTTTATTAGTAAACGACATGTCAAAATTGATCAGTACTATCTACAATAGAACAACCATAATCAGCAAAACATTTGTAGTTCTAAAACAAATTCCTATGTAGACCACAGACGACATATTTTAAGGTTGTTCACTGACACTGTTGCTAGAATCAGCTGAAGAGGAAGTAGTCGACTCCTTCATGAAGATTGAGTGAGGACAGATTCTTCTCAAACTCACCCCCTGTCAGGTCCTGAGGACAAAGATTCAAAATGCATGTTAGGAATACAGATATGGACTTTAAAGTGGCACAAACGTATCAAATCTACGAGATTCTGTGACAAAATACAATGTGTGACTACACATGTTGGAAATTCTGCCGACCTCGGGTTGATAGTAGACAGTAGGCTAGCTTATTGAGTTTGTTCAATTCACTTCTTGAAGATTTTTTCGACCTGACAAAAGCTTATATTCTAAGTTCAAAACAGTACATGACCCGACGTTAGGTCATAACCTAGATGCTTTATTCAATATACGGCAAGGGTGACGACGTGTACCACCAGACAGAGCAGAGTGATTATCAATTTGATCCAACGATTTTCTGACTCATCTAACGTTTACAAGATTGACTGACTTGTCTTAATGGCATTTTAGAAAATAAGAATGCCAGGCTAGTTTAAATTTTCCTTTCCCAAAAGCTCAATCCCGGGCACATTTTTTCCCTGCAAATTTCTTGATGTGCATCAGCAGCACAGCAGGAAGCTACCTAATCTTGTataatatatacacacacagagataATAAACACAGCTGCTAAAAGTCCATTAGAGCACATTATGCTTCACCCCTACATTTAGCCGCATAAGTGATTGGAGCAAAGCGGACAACAGCACATCAATGTAAAAGCCTTGGTTGGTAGGCATGAAATTAACGTTGACAGAAAAGATTACACGCCAGCTGTGGATGTGAAATGCAGGAAACATATGGCAGGATGTGCT is a window of Branchiostoma lanceolatum isolate klBraLanc5 chromosome 8, klBraLanc5.hap2, whole genome shotgun sequence DNA encoding:
- the LOC136440747 gene encoding uncharacterized protein, coding for MEGKVVLLLFTLVLLACCACLDAAPSYENPNTRTERTRLAGFLDFGYPGQENAVTEEMMPLYQEEEDKRMAEAVMSNAKSKNVYKLGRLHALKAILDDITGGKSSGRKRAADLDVDNHAYKFSWTSNKKDSNYLQVGDLVELILNQKVQLP